The genome window CACTGTTAGCTAAAATCCGCTCATAGCCCATATAGGTATAAATAATCTTTTAACGTATTCTATTTTTCTTCAGTGTCCTCCAGGGATGAAGCAGCAGGTGCTCACCTTTTACACAAAGCTGCTAGCACACATTCGTCAACCTCTCCTGCCACACATCAATGTGCACAGACCTGTCCAGGTGAGAACTGAAGCAGTCTggatttcagtgtttttccGATAGTCCTTCTCTTCAAAATTGTACGCTAACAGTGAGGTAATGTAACTTATCCGTTTCTTTTTCCCCCATGTCGCTGTGACATTGCTTTGACAGAAACTGGTCCGTCTGTGTGGAGAGGTGCTGGCTGCTCCTACAGAAAACGAAGAGATTCAATTCCTTTGTATAGTCTGTTCCAAACTGAAGCAGGACCCATACCTTGTCAACTTCTTCCTCGAGGTGAGGTGCTATGACACCAGAGAGAGAAATACTTGAGCATCTCATTCCTAAATAATAatccatctttattttttgcaaaagaAAGAGCCTTGCATTGTGTTTAAGTTCAGAAGATCTTTTAATGTGTTGTGTTATTTGCAGAACAAATCAAAGCGACCTGAAGCAAAAGGTCCTGCAGAGACAGCGGCGGGGAAGGAGAATGTGTTGGATCCAGACACCGGTCAGTCTACGGTAGTGGAGCGGGCTGACCGCCCAGAggaagctgcagctgctgcctctACCTCTAGTCCcactaataacaacaataacagcaacaatTACAATCTCGTCACATCACTGCTCAACCTCACAAAGAGTCCCGTAAGTAATCCCCATcgaaaaaatgtttttcttcatttgagCTGAATGTTAAATGATTAGCTGTATCCATTTCTTCTGCTCTCAGGATGGCAGGATAGTGGTGAAGGCATGTGAGGGTCTGATGCTGCTGGTCAGTTTACCAGAGCCTGCAGCTGCCAAGTGTTTAACAGAAAACACCGAGCTCTGTGAGCTCCTGACTGACAGGCTGGTGTCCTTCTATAAAGCCCTGCCGCAGTCCATGGACCCCTTGGACATTGAGACAGTGGAGTCTGTTAACTGGGGGTACATTTCTTTCACTTATTTAAGGAATTTTAAACACCTGTTTTATCATGTGAACTCTTGATTCTAATTTGACTCACACCCCTAAATAGCATTCTGTGTGAAATGCTATTTTTAGTGGATAAATTGAGTTGCATCAAACCTTTCTAatgtttgttccttttttttcagtctggACGTGTATAACCTGAAGGAGGATGCTGCTATCTTCACAGGAAAGAGGCCTCTCATCTCCTTCCTGTCGTGGCTAGATTACTGTGACCAGCTCATCAAGGAAGCTCAGAAGGTCCTTATCCAATGCTGACTCACTGTGTTTTGATGTGTCACATTGAAGTCAGAATCAAAGAACTTGgaagttgtttttgttatctGAAAGCCACAGAAGGCtgaagtacattttgttttgtcttccagtcagcagcagcagtgatggcAAGAAATGTGAGGGAAAGATTCTTTGTGTCTGTGATGGAGCCGCAGCTGATGCAGACGTGAGTCATCAATCATCCTTTTATATGTCCTGACAGTGTTGTGACTGCTCATTAACACatggtgtgtttgtgcgtgcacGTAGGTCGGAGGTGGGCATCCTGACCTCCACGGCCCTGCTGAACAGGATCATCAGGCAGGTGACTTCAGaggctctgctgcaggagatgATCTACTTCCTGCtgggagaggagacagagccAGAGACCGCTGCGACTGTGGCTCAGAATCCACTGCGGCACCGACTCATCGAGCACTGCGACCACCTCTCAGACGAGGTACTTGTCAGATCTGATTCAGGATGTACTTTGTTAGGATAAAAAATGTGACTTCATTCATGTCTGGCTGATGAGACGCATCCAGGCCTTTTTATTCTGCCTATTTACATCATAAATGactgaaacaaagaaagtttgGTATTCTAAAGGAAAACTGTCCATCTGCCCTTCAAGTTTTCTGAGTGATTCATTTGATCATCCACGCGCACATGAATTTTAAATAGTGACTGTCAGAGCTGTTGCACATGTTTCCATCACACTAAAGAGCGATGAATCAGATCTTCGATGTTTGAAGTCACAgcttacatttctttttgtcaaTGAGCAAATACTTGGCAGGTTGTTGGGTTTAAAGTGGGAGCAGATCCTCATTCCCTCTTCTGTCCTCAGATCAGCATCATGACGCTGCGGCTCTTTGAGCAGCTGATCCAGAAGCCCAACCATCACATCCTCCACAGCTTGGTGCTGCGCAGCCTGGAGGAGAGGAACTACCTGGAGAACAAACCCCAGGAGGAGCGGGAGCCCCTGGAGAACGGGCAGCCCCACGATGCCGTGTAAGGACCCgcctctgacctttgacctccgtCTTAAACTCCTGCATAGAAAATCATCTGAACACAAACCAGTTGAAATAAAGTGAATGCATCAACTAGCTGTGTTCTTCAGATGTGCCACACATTCAACAAAACTGTTCCCTCTTTTGTGATTCAATCTGTTTATGCTTTTGTGATTCAGTCTGTTTATGCCAGGTTGTTTGGGAGATGCATgtcagacagatagatagatggacagatggatgatggatggatagataatACTTTATTGATACCAATTTGGGAAAATCAGCCACCTATGACTTTATATGATTAGTGTTTGGAGATGTATACATTCAATAGCTTGCCTGTTAATTGATGTTATATTGTTATACAAATGTTGCTTCAAACTTCTCACACAGAGTGCATAAGTCCCCAAATAGAACACTGTAATATTGGGTTTACATGATCATTGTTTTAAGATGGTGACAAGAGTTCACCTTACAGCTGAAGGCTGTCAGGGACAACAGACACACCTTAAACATACTAATAATGCAGTAAAACCTCATCCTTACATCATGTAGACATCGCTTCAAATTACACACCATAACCTAATGGTTCCACTCACCTAGGAAGCCTTAATCTGCTATCATTCCATAAAACGGTACACATGTCCCCCTAttaaatacacactgaaacacagacaattgagaatagaaatgaaaaaaatccctTACATTAcgcataaaacaaaatgtgaaggGATATCTGTTGTAAGTAACGATGATCAGTGTTCCTGTTCTCATATCGTATGTGTTCTGTCCACAGAGACCTTGAGGAGGATCCACTGTTCGGTGATGACCTCTCTCCTGACAGCAGGCTGTCCGGATCTGATTGGCTCagctcctctccaccacagagTCCTGACAACTCAAAGTCTGACGGCAAGACGGAGGTCCACAAGATTGtcaacaggtacacacacacacacacacacacacacacacacacgcagcacaTGGAGCCCTGCTGAGTGTGAATAATGGTTTGATTCTGTTGCCTGCAGCTTCCTGTGTTTGGTGCCTGATGAGGCGAAGTCATCGTATCAAGTCGAAGGCACGGGCTATGACACCTACCTCAGAGACGCTCACAGACAGGTGAGGCTCAGTCTACAGA of Eleginops maclovinus isolate JMC-PN-2008 ecotype Puerto Natales chromosome 22, JC_Emac_rtc_rv5, whole genome shotgun sequence contains these proteins:
- the fhip2a gene encoding protein FAM160B1, producing the protein MFSKFTSILQHAVEALAPSLPLQEDFVYHWKAITHYYIETSDDKAPVTDTNIPSHLEQMLDILTQEEKERESGETGPCMEYLLHHKILETLYTLGKADCPPGMKQQVLTFYTKLLAHIRQPLLPHINVHRPVQKLVRLCGEVLAAPTENEEIQFLCIVCSKLKQDPYLVNFFLENKSKRPEAKGPAETAAGKENVLDPDTGQSTVVERADRPEEAAAAASTSSPTNNNNNSNNYNLVTSLLNLTKSPDGRIVVKACEGLMLLVSLPEPAAAKCLTENTELCELLTDRLVSFYKALPQSMDPLDIETVESVNWGLDVYNLKEDAAIFTGKRPLISFLSWLDYCDQLIKEAQKSAAAVMARNVRERFFVSVMEPQLMQTSEVGILTSTALLNRIIRQVTSEALLQEMIYFLLGEETEPETAATVAQNPLRHRLIEHCDHLSDEISIMTLRLFEQLIQKPNHHILHSLVLRSLEERNYLENKPQEEREPLENGQPHDAVDLEEDPLFGDDLSPDSRLSGSDWLSSSPPQSPDNSKSDGKTEVHKIVNSFLCLVPDEAKSSYQVEGTGYDTYLRDAHRQFRDYCGVCQRWDWRGSPKPLEKCNLDSPFFEGHFLKVLFDRMGRILDQPYDVNLQVTAVLSKLSMFPHPHLHEYLLDPYINLAPGCRSLFSVIVRVVGDLMLRIQRIPDFTPKLLLVRKRLLGLEPEGINVDHMTLLEGVIVLEEFCKELAAIAFVKYHAASSSSP